In a genomic window of Chrysemys picta bellii isolate R12L10 chromosome 1, ASM1138683v2, whole genome shotgun sequence:
- the LOC135975857 gene encoding uncharacterized protein LOC135975857, with product MQSSPAVMAVQSVNRKRAPAWTDREVLDLIAVWGDESVLSKLRSKRRNAKIYEKISKDMAERGYSRDATQCRVKIKELRQGYQKTKEANGRSGSHPQTSRFYEALHSIIGAAATTTPPVTVDSEDGILSTAGSSDMLGEGEDEEGDEEGEAVGSSHNADFPDSQDLFITLTEIPYEASPAVTPDTESGEGSATTSATVSQPSLESHSQRLARIRRRKKRTREDMFSELMACSQAQAAQQTQWRENLTRMHQANMDREERWRQEDQQATQTLLGLLREQTDMLRRLVDVLQERRQEDRAPLQSISNRPPPPPSPIPTSPKVQRRRGGRVPAKSHSTPAESSSSRRLSFPKI from the exons atgcagagctctccagcagtgatggccgtgcagtctgtgaatagaaagagagccccagcatggactgatcgtgaagtcttggatctcatcgctgtgtggggcgatgagtccgtgctttccaagctgcgatccaaaagaaggaatgcaaagatctacgagaagatctctaaagacatggcagagagaggatacagccgggatgcaacgcagtgccgcgtgaaaatcaaggagctgagacaaggctaccagaagaccaaagaggcaaacggacgctccggatcccatccccagacatcccgtttctacgaggcactgcattccatcatcggtgcggccgccaccactaccccaccagtgaccgtggactctgaggatgggatactgtccacggccggttcctcggacatgttaggggaaggggaagatgaggaaggagatgaggagggcgaggcagtcggcagctctcacaacgctgatttccccgacagccaggatctcttcatcacccttacagagatcccctacgaagcgtccccagccgttaccccggacacagaatctggtgaaggatcagcca ccacatctgcgactgtctcacaacctagcctggaatcacactcccagaggctagcgcggattaggcgtaggaagaagaggacacgggaggacatgttctctgagcttatggcctgttcccaagcccaggcagcacagcagacccagtggcgggagaacttgacccgaatgcaccaagccaacatggatcgggaggagaggtggcggcaggaagaccagcaggcgactcaaacgctgcttggactactgagggagcaaacggacatgctccggcgccttgtggatgttctgcaggaacggaggcaggaggacagagccccgctgcagtccatctctaaccgccctcccccgccaccaagtcccatacccacctcacccaaagtgcaaagaaggagaggcggcagagtccctgctaagtctcactccacccctgcagagagctctagtagcagaaggctctcatttcccaaaatttga